From a region of the Thermodesulfobacteriota bacterium genome:
- a CDS encoding 4Fe-4S dicluster domain-containing protein produces MLRIIKTRLEQKYRTMAYPDGPPPDLPPRFAGRPVINGAACQSGCDRCMVACPVGAVRLFDADKGPVIDTGGCLFCRACETACPVGAICFDREYRLAASGRESLLVRSGSPDFAPARYETAARLFGRSLKLRQVSAGGCNACEADSNVLGTLAWDMGRFGIQFVASPRHADGLLITGPVTENMRLALDKTYAAVPAPKIVIAVGACAIAGGPYTGHPEQHNGVPHILPVDLFIPGCPPHPLTILDGLLRFIDRIK; encoded by the coding sequence ATGCTGCGAATTATCAAAACCCGCCTTGAGCAGAAATACCGGACCATGGCCTATCCTGACGGACCGCCGCCGGATCTGCCTCCCCGTTTCGCGGGACGGCCGGTGATCAACGGCGCCGCCTGCCAAAGCGGCTGCGACCGGTGCATGGTCGCCTGTCCCGTGGGCGCCGTCCGTCTATTCGACGCGGATAAGGGACCGGTCATCGACACCGGAGGCTGCCTCTTCTGCCGGGCCTGCGAAACCGCCTGCCCGGTCGGCGCCATTTGTTTCGACCGTGAATACCGGCTGGCCGCGTCCGGGCGGGAGAGCCTCCTTGTCCGGTCCGGATCGCCGGATTTCGCTCCGGCCCGTTACGAGACCGCTGCCCGGCTGTTCGGCCGATCCCTGAAGCTCCGGCAGGTCTCCGCCGGCGGATGCAACGCCTGCGAAGCGGACAGCAACGTACTCGGAACCCTGGCCTGGGACATGGGCCGTTTCGGCATACAGTTTGTAGCCTCTCCCCGGCATGCGGACGGTTTGCTCATCACCGGCCCCGTAACCGAAAATATGCGCCTTGCCCTGGATAAAACCTATGCCGCCGTTCCCGCGCCCAAAATCGTCATTGCCGTAGGCGCCTGCGCTATAGCCGGCGGTCCTTATACCGGTCATCCCGAACAACACAACGGTGTTCCCCATATTCTCCCCGTGGACCTGTTTATCCCCGGTTGTCCTCCCCATCCCCTGACCATCCTGGATGGATTGCTGCGTTTTATCGATCGCATCAAATAA